AAGGCCGACAAGGCGGAGAAGGCCGAGAAGGCCGACAAGGCTGCCGAGAAGACCGGCGACGCCAAGCAGTCCGGCGACGGCGGCCGGCAGAAGGGCGACCGCCAGGGCGGCGGCGACCGGCAGGGCGGCGGGCGCCGCGACCGGCAGAACCGCCGCAACAAGGGCGACGACGGCGGCGGCCAGGGCGGTGGCGGCGGCCAGCAGAACCAGGGCGGCGGCCGGCAGCAGCAACAGCAGCAGGACGACGACTTCGACGGCGGCAGGCGCGGCCGCAGGGGCCGCTACCGCGACCGCCGCGGGCGCCGGGGCGGCCGCGAGGACTACAGCGAGCCGCAGATCGCCGAGGACGACGTCCTGATCCCGGTCGCGGGCATCCTCGACATCCTCGACAACTACGCCTTCGTCCGCACCTCCGGCTACCTGCCGGGCCCCAACGACGTGTACGTCTCGCTGGCCCAGGTGCGCAAGAACGGTCTGCGCAAGGGCGACCACGTCACGGGCGCGGTGCGCCAGCCGCGCGACGGCGAGCGCCGGGAGAAGTTCAACGCGCTCGTCCGGCTCGACTCGGTGAACGGCCAGGGTCCCGAGCAGAGCCGTGGCCGGGCGGAGTTCGGCAAGCTCACGCCGCTCTACCCGCAGGACAGGCTCCGCCTGGAGAGCGACCCGGGTGCGCTGACGCCGCGGATCATCGACCTGGTCTCGCCCATCGGCAAGGGGCAGCGCGGGCTGATCGTGGCGCCGCCGAAGACCGGCAAGACGATGATCCTGCAGTCGATCGCCAACGCGATCACCACGAACAACCCCGAGTGCCACCTCATGGTCGTCCTCGTCGACGAGCGGCCCGAGGAGGTCACCGACATGCAGCGGTCGGTGAAGGGCGAGGTCATCTCCTCGACCTTCGACCGCCCGGCGGAGGACCACACCACGGTCGCCGAGCTCTCCATCGAGCGGGCCAAGCGGCTCGTCGAGCTGGGCCACGACGTCGTCGTGCTCCTCGACTCGATCACCCGGCTCGGCCGCGCGTACAACCTGGCGGCGCCCGCCTCCGGCCGCATCCTCTCCGGCGGTGTGGACTCCACGGCGCTCTACCCGCCGAAGAAGTTCTTCGGCGCCGCGCGCAACATCGAGGACGGCGGCTCGCTGACCATCCTGGCCACCGCGCTGGTCGAGACCGGCTCGCGGATGGACGAGGTGATCTTCGAGGAGTTCAAGGGCACCGGCAACATGGAGCTGCGGCTCGACCGCAAGCTCTCGGACAAGCGCATCTTCCCCGCGGTCGACGTGGACGCCTCCGGCACCCGCAAGGAGGAGATCCTGATGGGCAGCGACGAGCTGGCCATCGTCTGGAAGCTCCGCCGGGTGCTGCACGCGCTGGACCAGCAGCAGGCCATGGAGCTGCTGCTGGACAAGATGAAGCAGACCAAGAGCAACGCGGAGTTCCTGCTCCAGATCCAGAAGACCACGCCCACGCCCAACGGCGACTGACGCGCAACCCGGCGCCGGTCCCACGCGAACCGGTGCAGGTCGGACGGTTTTCGTAGGCAAAAGCCTCCCCTTGGAACGAGGGGAGGCTTTTGCGCGTTCAGCAGTACGTGTGTAACCCTTTTAGGTGATCCCTGTCGGGGAATGTGGGGAAAAGTTCGGATATACCCGCGACAAACCAGGGACCTGAGCGGCTGAGGTGAGGAGCCGATGACGGAACCGTACGACGACGGGGATCCCGGCCACCGGCCGCGCGGCCGCCGCCGCAAGGCGGTCCTCGTGGCGGTCTGGACGCTCGTCGGGGTGATGGTCCTCGGCGGGGCCGGTTTCACGTACCTCTACTTCCGTCTCAACGGCAATCTGACCAGCGTCGACCTCGACGCCAAGCTCGGCGGCGACCGGCCGGAGGACCTGCCGAACGGCTCCACGGACATCCTCGTCCTCGGCTCCGACTCCCGGGCCGGCGACAACGCGAAATACGGCCGCGACGGCGGCGGCGCCCGCTCCGACACCGCGATGATCGTGCACGTCTACGAGGACCGGAAGCGCGCCAGCGTCGTCAGCATCCCCCGCGACACCCTCGTCGACCGCCCCGAGTGCAGCCGCGACGACGGGGACACCGCCCCCGCCGCGAAGCGCGCGATGTTCAACGAGTCGTATTCCGTCGGCGGCCCGGCCTGCACGGTCAAGACCGTGGAGAAGATGACCGGCGTGCGCATGGACCACTTCGTCGAGGTCGACTTCAGCGGCTTCAAGCGGCTCATCGACCAGCTCGGCGGCGTGGAGATCACCACCCGCCAGGACATCGACGACCCCGACAGCCACCTCGACCTCAAGGCCGGCACGCACACCCTGGACGGCGAGGAGGCGCTCGGCCTGGTCCGTACCCGCAAGGGCGTCGGCGACGGCAGCGACCTGGGCCGGATAGAGCTGCAGCAGGTGTTCGTCAAGGCGCTGGTGCAGCAGGTCGGCCAGGTCGACCTGCTGACCAGCCCCGGGAAGCTCATCGGGCTCGCCGACACCGCCACCAAGTCGATCACCACGGACGACGGTCTCGGCACGGTGAACAAGCTGCGCCGGCTGGCCGAGAGCCTGGGCGACATAGGCCCGAACGACATGCGGATGGCCACCCTGCCGGTGACGGCCGACAAGCAGGACAGCAACCGCGTGGTGCCGAAGGAGAAGGAGGCCGCGCAGGTCTGGAAGGCGCTGCGGGAGGACCGGCCGATACCGAAGTCCGCGCTGAAGGGGGACGCGGGCGGGCAGGGGGAACGCGACGTGGTCGCCGCCCCGCCGGCCCCCGGCGACGGCCTGGAGGAGGTCGCGCCCGGCGGCGGTGCACAGGCGGCGGCGGACTGACCCCGGAGCGTGAGCGCCCCCGGGACCCGCCCCCGCCGGCTCGGTACCGCGACCCGGCGGCCGCCGGGTCGCCGCCGCCCGCGGCGTCCGGCGTGGAATAAAGCGGGCCCGGGACCCGTTTTGGCGAGCACGACCGGTCCTCGTAGACTGGTACGTCGGCCCCGGTTCACGTGACGCATCCCGCCGATCGACCCGGAGCCCTCCCGAACCTAGGAGAATCCCTTGAAGCGCGACATCCACCCGGAGTACGTGGAGACCACGGTGAGCTGTACCTGTGGTAACTCCTTCACCACCCGGAGCACCGTCACCTCCGGCACCATCCGCGCGGACATCTGCTCCGCGTGCCACCCGTTCTACACGGGCAAGCAGAAGATCCTCGACACCGGTGGCCGCGTGGCCCGCTTCGAGGCCCGCTTCGGCAAGCAGGCCGCGGCGAAGAAGTAGCCCGTCCGCGTGCGCCGGGCCGGCCGCCCCGAAGAGGGGCGGACCGGGCCGGCGCACGTTTTTCGTCCCGCCCGGCCGGCACTTCTCCTCCCGCCCGGCCGCCCGCGCCTGGTCCTGCTACTTCCCCCTACGGAGCGCCCCACGATGTTCGAGGTCGTCAAGGATCTCATCGGCGAGCACGCCACCCTCGAGCGGCAGCTCGCCGACCCCGGCGTGCACGCCGACCAGCGCCGCGCCACCCGGCTCAACAAGCGCTACGCCGAGCTGACCCCGATCATCGCCGCCTACCGCGCCTGGGAGCGGGCCGGCGAGGACGCCGCCGCCGCCCGGGAGCTGGCCGCGGAGGACCCGGACTTCGCCGCCGAGGCCAAGAGCCTGGAGCGGGAGCGCGAGGAGCTCACCGAGCGGCTGCGGCTGCTGCTCGTACCGCGCGATCCCAGTGACGACAAGAACGTCATCCTGGAGGTCAAGGCGGGCGAGGGCGGCGAGGAGTCGGCGCTCTTCGCCGGCGACCTGCTGCGGATGTACCTGCGCTACGCCGAGCGGCAGGGCTGGAAGACGGAGCTGCTGGACGCCAACGAGTCCGACCTCGGCGGCTACAAGGACGTCTCCGTCTCGGTGAAGCTCAAGGGCGGCGCCGGTCAGAGGGCCGCCGAGCCCGGCCAGGGCGTGTGGGCGCGGCTGAAGTACGAGGGCGGCGTGCACCGCGTGCAGCGGGTCCCGGCCACCGAGTCGCAGGGCCGTATCCACACCTCCGCCGCGGGCGTGCTGGTGCTGCCCGAGGCCGAGGACGTCGACGAGGTCGAGATCGGCCCCAACGACCTCCGCATCGACGTCTACCGCTCCTCGGGCCCCGGCGGGCAGTCCGTCAACACGACGGACTCCGCGGTACGCATCACGCACCTGCCCACCGGCATCGTGGTCTCCTGCCAGAACGAGAAGAGCCAGCTTCAGAACAGGGAGCAGGCGATGCGTATCCTGCGGGCGAGGCTGCTCGCCGAGGCGCAGGAGGAGGCGGAGAAGGAGGCGGCGGACGCGCGCCGCAGCCAGGTGCGTACCGTGGACCGGTCGGAGCGCATCCGCACGTACAACTTCCCGGAGAACCGCATCTCCGACCACAGGGTCGGGTTCAAGGCGTACAACCTGGACCAGGTGCTCGACGGGGAGCTGGACGCGGTGATCCAGGCATGCGTGGACGCGGACGCCGCGGCCAAGCTCGCGGA
The Streptomyces sp. CNQ-509 DNA segment above includes these coding regions:
- the rho gene encoding transcription termination factor Rho yields the protein MSDTTDLMGVNAENAASPASGGASQQETGGAPATTAGSTRRRRGAGLEGMVLAELQQIASGLGIRGTARMRKSQLIEVIKERQGADGGKPAEAKAEKAADKAGKDAQADGGAARPKRRATSRARTDAAEQAEGDGRGDDGDSRIDIPGQPVKMQDAGAEQNGGEKADKAEKADKADKAEKAEKADKAAEKTGDAKQSGDGGRQKGDRQGGGDRQGGGRRDRQNRRNKGDDGGGQGGGGGQQNQGGGRQQQQQQDDDFDGGRRGRRGRYRDRRGRRGGREDYSEPQIAEDDVLIPVAGILDILDNYAFVRTSGYLPGPNDVYVSLAQVRKNGLRKGDHVTGAVRQPRDGERREKFNALVRLDSVNGQGPEQSRGRAEFGKLTPLYPQDRLRLESDPGALTPRIIDLVSPIGKGQRGLIVAPPKTGKTMILQSIANAITTNNPECHLMVVLVDERPEEVTDMQRSVKGEVISSTFDRPAEDHTTVAELSIERAKRLVELGHDVVVLLDSITRLGRAYNLAAPASGRILSGGVDSTALYPPKKFFGAARNIEDGGSLTILATALVETGSRMDEVIFEEFKGTGNMELRLDRKLSDKRIFPAVDVDASGTRKEEILMGSDELAIVWKLRRVLHALDQQQAMELLLDKMKQTKSNAEFLLQIQKTTPTPNGD
- a CDS encoding LCP family protein, coding for MTEPYDDGDPGHRPRGRRRKAVLVAVWTLVGVMVLGGAGFTYLYFRLNGNLTSVDLDAKLGGDRPEDLPNGSTDILVLGSDSRAGDNAKYGRDGGGARSDTAMIVHVYEDRKRASVVSIPRDTLVDRPECSRDDGDTAPAAKRAMFNESYSVGGPACTVKTVEKMTGVRMDHFVEVDFSGFKRLIDQLGGVEITTRQDIDDPDSHLDLKAGTHTLDGEEALGLVRTRKGVGDGSDLGRIELQQVFVKALVQQVGQVDLLTSPGKLIGLADTATKSITTDDGLGTVNKLRRLAESLGDIGPNDMRMATLPVTADKQDSNRVVPKEKEAAQVWKALREDRPIPKSALKGDAGGQGERDVVAAPPAPGDGLEEVAPGGGAQAAAD
- the rpmE gene encoding 50S ribosomal protein L31, with protein sequence MKRDIHPEYVETTVSCTCGNSFTTRSTVTSGTIRADICSACHPFYTGKQKILDTGGRVARFEARFGKQAAAKK
- the prfA gene encoding peptide chain release factor 1, coding for MFEVVKDLIGEHATLERQLADPGVHADQRRATRLNKRYAELTPIIAAYRAWERAGEDAAAARELAAEDPDFAAEAKSLEREREELTERLRLLLVPRDPSDDKNVILEVKAGEGGEESALFAGDLLRMYLRYAERQGWKTELLDANESDLGGYKDVSVSVKLKGGAGQRAAEPGQGVWARLKYEGGVHRVQRVPATESQGRIHTSAAGVLVLPEAEDVDEVEIGPNDLRIDVYRSSGPGGQSVNTTDSAVRITHLPTGIVVSCQNEKSQLQNREQAMRILRARLLAEAQEEAEKEAADARRSQVRTVDRSERIRTYNFPENRISDHRVGFKAYNLDQVLDGELDAVIQACVDADAAAKLADAG